In Ascaphus truei isolate aAscTru1 chromosome 7, aAscTru1.hap1, whole genome shotgun sequence, one genomic interval encodes:
- the CRYGS gene encoding gamma-crystallin S, with protein sequence MSEMKKITFYEEKNFQGRRYECNGDCPDFHTYLSGCNSIKVEGGPWVVYERPNFTGFMYVLATGEYPNYQRWFGLNDRICSCKAIQVSAGGQYKMQIFERGDFEGQMFECTEDCPTVMQKFHIREIHSCKVLDGVWVFYEHPNYKGRQYLLEKGEFRKPVEWGAVCPAVQSLRRIVV encoded by the exons ATGTCCGAGATGAAAAAG ATCACTTTTTACGAAGAAAAGAATTTTCAAGGCCGTCGCTATGAATGCAATGGCGACTGTCCTGATTTTCACACTTACCTGAGCGGCTGCAACTCCATCAAAGTGGAAGGTGGACCATGGGTTGTGTACGAGCGTCCCAATTTTACTGGGTTTATGTATGTGTTGGCCACCGGTGAATACCCAAATTACCAGCGATGGTTCGGTCTTAATGACCGCATCTGTTCATGCAAAGCGATTCAGGTG TCTGCAGGTGGACAGTACAAAATGCAAATTTTTGAAAGGGGCGATTTTGAGGGCCAGATGTTCGAATGCACAGAAGATTGTCCCACAGTAATGCAAAAATTCCATATCAGAGAAATCCACTCCTGCAAAGTCCTGGACGGAGTGTGGGTTTTTTATGAGCATCCAAACTACAAAGGAAGACAATACCTTCTGGAGAAAGGAGAATTCCGTAAACCTGTTGAATGGGGAGCGGTTTGCCCAGCTGTTCAATCCCTCCGGCGAATTGTGGTGTAA